In Desulfovibrio aminophilus DSM 12254, a single window of DNA contains:
- a CDS encoding NAD(P)/FAD-dependent oxidoreductase gives MIAKSVKTDFDVVVVGGGPAGLFASYWLAEHSGLSVLMVEKGKPPHKRECPIAGARRCMKCRPCNILCGIGGAGLFSDGKLNYIHKLGKTDLTQFMDEPEAVALIAETEAIFDRFGMDGQVFPTDMEAARAIRQTAKKNGVDLLLIRQKHLGSENLPRHITRMAEYIRDKGVIIHTSEEVRDVLVADGEVRGVTTNRGEYTCRNVILAPGRVGAEWVGGVVRNLGIGVSQRGIEVGVRVEVHKDIMRDLCDIIYDPTFFIRTAKYDDQTRTFCTNQGGFVSLENYQDFVCVNGHAYMDKKSENTNFAFLSKVVLTEPVSDNQAYGESIGRLATLIGGGKPILQRFGDLKRGRRSTWTRIRNSFVTPTLKDVEPGDIAMALPERILTNVVEGLEKLNQVVPGVANDETLLYAPEIKFFATQVDTGNKLETKVRGLFVAGDGPGVAGNIVSAAATALIPAKEILARSLG, from the coding sequence ATGATCGCCAAGAGCGTGAAGACCGATTTCGACGTGGTCGTGGTCGGCGGCGGCCCGGCCGGGCTGTTCGCCTCCTACTGGCTGGCCGAGCACTCCGGCCTGTCCGTGCTCATGGTGGAGAAGGGCAAGCCCCCGCACAAGCGCGAATGTCCCATCGCGGGCGCGCGGCGCTGCATGAAATGCCGTCCCTGCAACATCCTCTGCGGCATCGGCGGGGCCGGACTCTTCTCCGACGGCAAGCTGAATTACATCCACAAGCTGGGCAAGACCGACCTGACCCAGTTCATGGACGAGCCCGAGGCCGTGGCGCTCATCGCGGAGACCGAGGCCATCTTCGACCGTTTCGGCATGGACGGCCAGGTCTTTCCCACGGACATGGAAGCCGCCAGGGCCATCCGCCAGACGGCCAAGAAGAACGGCGTGGACCTGCTGCTCATCCGCCAGAAACACCTGGGCAGCGAGAACCTGCCCCGGCACATCACGCGCATGGCCGAGTACATCCGGGACAAGGGCGTGATCATCCACACCTCGGAGGAGGTCCGCGACGTGCTCGTGGCCGACGGCGAGGTGCGGGGCGTGACCACCAACCGTGGCGAGTACACCTGCCGCAACGTGATTCTGGCCCCCGGCCGGGTGGGGGCGGAATGGGTGGGCGGCGTGGTCCGCAACCTCGGTATCGGCGTGTCCCAGCGGGGCATCGAGGTGGGCGTGCGCGTGGAGGTCCACAAGGACATCATGCGGGATCTCTGCGACATCATCTACGACCCGACCTTCTTCATCCGCACCGCCAAGTACGACGACCAGACCCGCACCTTCTGCACCAACCAGGGCGGCTTCGTCTCCCTGGAGAACTACCAGGACTTCGTCTGCGTCAACGGCCACGCCTACATGGACAAGAAGTCCGAGAACACCAACTTCGCCTTCCTCTCCAAGGTGGTGCTCACCGAGCCGGTCTCGGACAACCAGGCCTACGGCGAGTCCATCGGGCGGCTGGCCACGCTCATCGGGGGGGGCAAGCCCATCCTCCAGCGCTTCGGCGACCTGAAGCGCGGACGCCGCAGCACCTGGACGCGGATCAGGAACAGCTTCGTGACCCCCACGCTCAAGGACGTGGAGCCCGGCGACATCGCCATGGCCCTGCCCGAGCGCATCCTGACCAACGTGGTCGAGGGGTTGGAGAAGCTCAACCAGGTGGTGCCCGGGGTGGCCAACGACGAGACCCTGCTCTACGCCCCGGAGATCAAGTTCTTCGCCACCCAGGTGGACACCGGGAACAAGCTGGAGACCAAGGTGCGCGGGCTCTTCGTGGCCGGAGACGGCCCCGGCGTGGCCGGAAACATCGTCTCGGCGGCGGCCACGGCGCTCATTCCGGCCAAGGAGATCCTGGCCCGATCCCTCGGCTGA
- the amrB gene encoding AmmeMemoRadiSam system protein B codes for MDRKPIVAGQFYTAEPQALAAEVARFLSVAEGRADKPTLLAMVPHAGYVFSGAVAGATLGRADLADTVILLGPNHTGMGSRYAVWHMGSWLFPGGGLAVDEELAETLIARDPRLTPDRTAHLNEHSLEVLVPFLRSINPDMRIVPICVGGGGARELMDVGLRLAETLKARKTPVSFVVSSDMSHYVSREEAEARDSLALEAIKALDPEALYEVVRANGITMCGVLPMVLGLSAAKAFGAGAVEVAAYSTSGDVNGDMSRVVGYAGVLVS; via the coding sequence ATGGACAGAAAACCCATCGTGGCCGGACAGTTTTACACCGCCGAGCCCCAGGCCCTGGCCGCCGAAGTAGCCCGCTTTCTGTCCGTCGCCGAAGGCCGTGCCGACAAACCAACCCTTCTGGCCATGGTCCCTCATGCGGGCTACGTCTTTTCAGGAGCCGTGGCCGGGGCCACCCTGGGCCGGGCCGATCTGGCCGACACGGTGATCCTGCTCGGCCCCAACCACACCGGCATGGGCAGCCGCTACGCCGTCTGGCACATGGGCTCCTGGCTTTTTCCCGGCGGAGGATTGGCCGTGGACGAGGAATTGGCTGAAACCCTCATCGCCCGCGATCCGCGCCTGACCCCGGACCGCACCGCGCACCTCAACGAACACTCCCTGGAGGTGCTCGTGCCCTTCCTGCGGTCGATCAATCCGGACATGCGCATCGTGCCGATCTGCGTGGGCGGAGGCGGGGCCCGCGAACTGATGGACGTGGGTCTGCGCCTGGCCGAAACCCTCAAGGCCCGCAAGACGCCCGTGTCCTTCGTGGTCAGTTCGGACATGAGCCACTATGTCTCGCGCGAGGAAGCCGAGGCCCGGGATTCCCTGGCCCTGGAGGCGATCAAGGCCCTGGACCCGGAGGCGCTTTACGAGGTGGTGCGGGCCAACGGGATCACCATGTGCGGCGTGCTGCCCATGGTCCTGGGGCTGAGCGCGGCCAAGGCCTTCGGAGCCGGCGCAGTCGAGGTGGCGGCCTACAGCACTTCCGGCGATGTGAACGGAGACATGAGCCGGGTGGTGGGCTACGCCGGGGTTCTGGTGAGCTAG
- the folE2 gene encoding GTP cyclohydrolase FolE2, with the protein MEDVQKHPAPVAMAIDRVGVKDLRLPLVVRDRAEGSQHTVARVELSVDLPERFKGTHMSRFVEALENFSEELDYASFKKLLADICGRLEARTAFARFTFPYFLRQTSPVSGSRGLMGYTCHVRGEYRDGRLDFTLGVDVPVMTVCPCSKAISREGAHSQRAEVRVRARFKGFLWLEDLIEIAERSGSSPVYTLLKREDEKYVTETAFAQPTFVEDVVRTAAKGLSEHPRITWFQVEVESFESIHDHSAVAAIERTVEKS; encoded by the coding sequence ATGGAGGACGTGCAGAAGCATCCCGCGCCGGTGGCCATGGCCATCGACCGAGTGGGAGTCAAGGATCTGCGCCTGCCGCTGGTGGTGCGTGACCGGGCCGAGGGCTCCCAGCACACCGTGGCCCGGGTGGAGCTTTCCGTGGATCTGCCCGAGCGTTTCAAGGGCACCCACATGAGCCGTTTCGTGGAGGCCCTGGAGAACTTCAGCGAGGAACTGGACTACGCCTCGTTCAAGAAGCTCCTGGCCGACATCTGCGGCCGTCTGGAGGCGCGCACGGCCTTCGCCCGCTTCACCTTCCCCTATTTCCTGCGCCAGACCTCGCCGGTGAGCGGCAGCCGGGGGCTCATGGGCTATACCTGCCACGTGCGCGGGGAGTATCGCGACGGTCGCCTGGACTTCACCCTGGGCGTGGACGTGCCGGTGATGACCGTCTGTCCCTGCTCCAAGGCCATCAGCCGCGAGGGGGCCCACAGCCAGCGGGCCGAGGTGCGTGTGCGCGCGCGTTTCAAGGGCTTTCTCTGGTTGGAGGATCTGATCGAGATCGCCGAGCGTTCCGGCTCCTCGCCGGTCTACACTCTGCTCAAGCGCGAGGACGAGAAGTACGTCACCGAAACGGCCTTCGCCCAGCCGACCTTCGTGGAGGACGTGGTGCGCACGGCGGCCAAGGGCCTCTCCGAGCACCCCCGCATCACTTGGTTCCAAGTGGAGGTGGAGAGCTTCGAGTCCATCCACGACCACTCGGCCGTGGCCGCTATTGAAAGGACAGTGGAAAAGAGCTAA
- the nikR gene encoding nickel-responsive transcriptional regulator NikR — protein MGKTIRFGVSLDSDLLDRFDRVCEEKSYQTRSEAIRDLIRNMLVQREWEEAKGELAGTLSLVYDHHHSGLTQKLLEIQHDVHDVILSTLHVHLDHHNCLEVLVLKGPADKIKTLGQKLISSKGVKHGQLGLTTTGQDLL, from the coding sequence ATGGGCAAGACCATTCGTTTCGGCGTGTCCCTGGACTCCGACCTGCTGGACCGCTTCGACCGCGTCTGCGAGGAGAAGAGCTATCAGACCCGTTCCGAGGCCATCCGCGACCTCATCCGCAACATGCTCGTGCAGCGCGAGTGGGAGGAGGCCAAGGGCGAACTGGCCGGAACCCTCTCCCTGGTCTACGATCACCACCACAGCGGCCTGACCCAGAAGCTCCTGGAAATCCAGCACGACGTGCATGACGTGATCCTCTCCACCCTGCACGTGCATCTGGACCACCATAACTGTCTGGAAGTGCTCGTGCTCAAGGGCCCGGCGGACAAGATCAAGACTCTGGGTCAGAAGCTCATCTCCTCCAAGGGCGTGAAGCACGGCCAGTTGGGCCTGACCACCACGGGACAGGATCTGCTCTGA
- a CDS encoding sigma-54 interaction domain-containing protein, which produces MALHLDGIIGNSPVLHEVYRVLLKVAPTDSTVLVTGESGTGKELLVRALHRNSRRRERPFVPINCGAIPKELLESELFGHEKGAFTHAIRSRPGRFELADGGTIFLDEIGDMDLSLQVKILRALQEKEIERVGGTQIKKVDVRVVAATNRDLEKDVAAGKFREDLFYRLNVIPLHLPPLRERDEDVLLLAEYFLGRFCSEKGRPRLRFEDKARDMLLAYAWPGNVRELENFMERLSILCDGERIEPADLPEKIWRDVGEEPPKREPPAVARPAGFAWPCLKDMRDKDMGLKDFLDEIEARLLDEALGEAGGVKNQAAEILGIKRTTLIEKLKKRKGGEAEPG; this is translated from the coding sequence ATGGCTTTGCATCTGGACGGCATCATCGGCAACAGCCCGGTTCTCCACGAGGTCTACCGCGTCCTGCTCAAGGTCGCGCCCACGGACAGCACCGTGCTCGTCACCGGGGAATCCGGCACCGGCAAGGAACTGCTCGTGCGGGCGCTGCACCGCAACAGCCGCCGCCGGGAACGCCCCTTCGTGCCCATCAACTGCGGCGCCATCCCCAAGGAACTCCTGGAATCCGAACTCTTCGGCCACGAGAAGGGGGCCTTCACCCACGCCATCCGTTCCCGGCCCGGCCGCTTCGAGCTGGCTGACGGCGGGACCATCTTTCTGGATGAGATCGGGGACATGGACCTGAGCCTCCAGGTCAAGATTCTGCGTGCGCTTCAGGAAAAGGAAATCGAGCGCGTGGGCGGCACCCAGATCAAGAAGGTGGACGTGCGCGTGGTGGCCGCCACCAACCGCGACCTGGAAAAGGACGTGGCCGCGGGCAAGTTCCGCGAGGATCTCTTTTACCGCCTGAACGTCATCCCCCTGCACCTGCCTCCCCTGCGCGAACGGGACGAGGACGTGCTGCTCCTGGCCGAGTATTTCCTCGGCCGTTTCTGTTCCGAAAAGGGCCGCCCGCGGCTGCGTTTCGAGGACAAGGCCCGGGACATGCTCCTGGCCTATGCCTGGCCGGGCAACGTGCGCGAGCTGGAGAACTTCATGGAGAGGCTCTCCATTCTCTGCGACGGGGAGCGGATCGAGCCCGCCGACCTGCCGGAGAAGATCTGGCGCGACGTGGGCGAGGAGCCGCCCAAGCGGGAGCCGCCCGCTGTCGCCCGCCCGGCCGGGTTCGCTTGGCCTTGTCTCAAGGACATGCGGGACAAGGACATGGGGCTCAAGGATTTCCTGGATGAGATCGAGGCCCGGCTGCTGGACGAGGCCCTGGGAGAGGCCGGGGGAGTCAAGAACCAGGCCGCCGAGATTCTGGGCATCAAGCGCACGACCCTGATCGAGAAGCTCAAGAAGCGCAAGGGTGGCGAGGCGGAGCCGGGCTAG
- a CDS encoding flagellar basal body protein: protein MNIDTSAQALGAFSVAQQVSANNVANVNTEGFRSSRVDFETTAEGGVAVADIRRSSEPGPLASTTKLETDAGRTEAVPAYVQGSNTDIAREMVGMGVNEAAFNANASAVRAWDQMTGNLLDMVV from the coding sequence ATGAACATCGACACGAGCGCCCAGGCCCTTGGGGCCTTCAGCGTGGCCCAGCAGGTGTCGGCCAACAACGTGGCCAACGTGAACACCGAGGGCTTCCGGTCGAGCCGCGTGGACTTCGAAACCACGGCCGAGGGCGGCGTGGCCGTGGCCGACATCCGCCGCAGTTCGGAACCCGGTCCCCTGGCCTCCACCACCAAACTTGAGACCGACGCCGGGCGGACCGAGGCCGTGCCCGCCTACGTGCAGGGAAGCAACACGGATATCGCCCGGGAGATGGTCGGCATGGGCGTGAACGAGGCGGCCTTCAACGCCAACGCCTCCGCCGTGCGGGCCTGGGACCAGATGACCGGCAACCTGCTGGACATGGTCGTCTGA
- a CDS encoding tetratricopeptide repeat protein: MKKLRKAPSALAAVLLGWLVCASPALALRLESQARGDADVLTFAFDSTPPSFSVSRSGAQEITVSLGADPWKAESRPSGAGGGRLVSGVEPGASGLRIRLNTNAFGYVTANRPGGFQITVFRDPLGARWGRERTAAAVESPAPVPAEPRKAEPAPKAKTREQAKPKAEVKPKAEAKPKTEAKAKVEAKPKADPVRREAASTPAQPAAQAAPVAAEPRRAAEKAPAGPVVVQPSKRGSAPAVETELPMPGAAGDAAPGQEPYFSVPYSVRTQLGPGDPGGNGTVGQMLPAPEAREVPVGPDGEVRFKAVSKGPEEVRLAELAGGSLPVQPVGNGFGEVKGQASGGVLPPVPAAESSAEVPMPDMSSVPTGPVLPAPPAAPKAPSQAKAEAPVEPPPPVNVVPGAPEAAPQAPPVEPPKPEPAHAELPPSDNATAAAPEGNATAGELAGSERETYLRETLYTAEGQMANGDLKGAKESLQGLLAAPDLPVDVREDALYDMADTVYQMYRDSIRDHFPEISKAYNEAMNANLNSPRVPAALLNLGLLNLKVDNVPEATAYFNLLKKKYPEDTNVPYIDYYWGEYAFNKGNYAEAARRLQTLIQQHPDIPIIKQASYLLANSLHLLGYNEQAFQITDYMDKRWPLLYMENPRFLKLAADVENSLGKLKEAKDHYWTYYNLNPQAQLNDIVLARVADIYLRDGRKKAAKDIYDKVIKDYPDAEGALVAKMRLAEEGIYDDPTEPVMASVFDRPYNVRPRDTYIEIAEKHPDSPLAPLALLKLAMWNAWNKQYGDALGAVQDLLDRYPKSELVPKARELGDKTFTLAVPQLIADQNYGRVAQWWEKYKFVDQGKVDDDTRLGVATCYWKTGEHDKALGLIRRYLTKNQVPKYSEMALNLASNIFLETGAWTRLDELAAMARRNWKIPRNLEQQLDYARAMSLENLNEPKKSLPIWAQLAADVTVDANARANAMYYLAKASMEKQDLRRVFAYSQEALSLLLQTKGDKDKIKDAILMTVFATEHSGRYEEALKWASEYDKYIPESDPEWASMHFRLANIYRKAGAVDEWRRIMTDIQTKKPDSLYGRMAASAIETQALEQKAREYAPVPN, translated from the coding sequence GTGAAAAAACTTCGGAAGGCTCCATCGGCGCTTGCCGCCGTCCTTCTGGGGTGGCTCGTCTGCGCCTCCCCGGCTCTGGCCCTGCGTCTGGAATCCCAGGCGCGCGGCGACGCCGACGTCTTGACCTTCGCCTTCGATTCGACCCCGCCGTCCTTTTCCGTGTCCCGCAGCGGGGCCCAGGAGATCACCGTGTCCCTCGGGGCCGACCCCTGGAAGGCTGAGAGCCGTCCTTCCGGCGCTGGAGGCGGGCGGCTGGTTTCCGGCGTGGAGCCCGGCGCGTCCGGTCTGCGCATCCGCCTGAACACCAACGCCTTCGGCTACGTCACCGCGAACCGTCCCGGCGGTTTTCAGATCACCGTCTTCCGTGATCCCCTCGGAGCCCGCTGGGGCCGCGAACGCACGGCGGCCGCCGTGGAATCCCCCGCACCGGTTCCCGCGGAGCCGCGCAAGGCGGAGCCCGCGCCCAAGGCCAAGACCAGGGAGCAGGCGAAGCCGAAAGCCGAGGTCAAGCCAAAGGCCGAGGCCAAGCCGAAGACGGAAGCCAAAGCCAAGGTTGAGGCCAAACCCAAGGCCGATCCGGTCCGGCGGGAGGCCGCGTCCACTCCGGCACAGCCCGCGGCGCAGGCCGCGCCTGTCGCCGCCGAGCCGCGCCGCGCGGCCGAGAAGGCCCCGGCTGGACCGGTGGTGGTGCAGCCGAGCAAACGCGGCTCCGCTCCCGCCGTGGAGACGGAACTGCCCATGCCCGGAGCTGCGGGAGACGCCGCCCCCGGGCAGGAACCGTATTTTTCCGTGCCGTATTCCGTGCGCACCCAGCTGGGCCCGGGAGATCCCGGCGGGAATGGAACCGTGGGCCAGATGCTCCCGGCACCCGAGGCGCGCGAGGTGCCTGTGGGCCCGGACGGCGAGGTCCGCTTCAAGGCCGTGAGCAAGGGGCCCGAGGAGGTCCGTCTGGCCGAGCTGGCCGGGGGCTCCCTGCCGGTCCAGCCCGTCGGAAACGGCTTCGGAGAGGTCAAGGGCCAGGCGAGCGGTGGCGTCCTGCCCCCGGTTCCGGCCGCCGAAAGCTCGGCGGAGGTGCCCATGCCGGACATGAGTTCCGTGCCCACGGGGCCCGTGCTTCCTGCTCCTCCGGCCGCCCCCAAGGCTCCTTCCCAGGCCAAGGCCGAGGCTCCGGTCGAGCCGCCCCCACCGGTGAACGTGGTGCCCGGAGCGCCTGAAGCGGCCCCGCAGGCTCCGCCGGTGGAGCCGCCCAAGCCGGAACCGGCCCATGCCGAGTTGCCGCCGTCCGACAACGCCACGGCCGCCGCCCCCGAGGGCAACGCCACGGCCGGGGAACTGGCCGGGTCCGAGCGCGAGACGTATCTGCGGGAGACTCTCTACACGGCCGAGGGCCAGATGGCCAACGGCGACCTCAAGGGCGCGAAGGAGTCGTTGCAGGGACTTCTGGCCGCCCCGGACCTGCCCGTCGACGTGCGCGAGGACGCCCTTTACGACATGGCCGACACGGTCTACCAGATGTACCGGGATTCCATCCGGGACCACTTCCCGGAGATATCCAAGGCGTACAACGAGGCCATGAACGCCAACCTGAACTCGCCTCGGGTTCCGGCGGCCCTGCTCAACCTCGGCCTGCTGAACCTGAAGGTGGACAACGTCCCGGAGGCCACGGCCTATTTCAATCTCCTGAAGAAGAAGTACCCGGAAGACACCAACGTCCCCTACATCGACTACTATTGGGGCGAGTACGCCTTCAACAAGGGCAATTACGCCGAGGCGGCGCGTCGGCTCCAGACCCTGATCCAGCAGCACCCGGACATTCCGATCATCAAGCAGGCCTCCTACTTGCTGGCCAATTCGCTCCATCTTCTGGGCTACAACGAGCAGGCCTTCCAGATCACGGATTACATGGACAAGCGCTGGCCGCTGCTCTACATGGAGAATCCCCGTTTCCTGAAGCTCGCCGCCGACGTGGAGAACTCCCTGGGCAAGCTCAAGGAGGCCAAGGATCACTACTGGACCTACTACAACCTGAATCCCCAGGCCCAGTTGAACGACATCGTCCTGGCCCGCGTGGCCGACATCTATCTGCGCGATGGCCGCAAGAAGGCCGCCAAGGATATCTACGACAAGGTCATCAAGGATTATCCCGACGCTGAGGGCGCGCTGGTGGCCAAGATGCGCCTGGCCGAGGAGGGCATCTACGACGATCCCACCGAGCCGGTCATGGCCTCGGTCTTCGACCGCCCCTACAACGTGCGGCCGAGGGACACCTACATCGAGATCGCGGAAAAGCATCCGGACAGCCCATTGGCCCCCTTGGCCCTGCTCAAGCTGGCCATGTGGAACGCCTGGAACAAGCAGTACGGCGACGCCTTGGGCGCGGTGCAGGATCTCCTGGACCGTTACCCCAAGAGCGAACTGGTTCCCAAGGCCCGGGAACTGGGCGACAAGACCTTCACCCTGGCCGTGCCGCAACTCATCGCGGATCAGAACTACGGGCGCGTGGCCCAGTGGTGGGAGAAGTACAAGTTCGTGGACCAGGGCAAGGTGGACGACGACACCCGCCTGGGCGTGGCCACCTGCTACTGGAAGACCGGCGAACACGACAAGGCCCTGGGCCTGATCCGACGCTACCTGACCAAGAATCAGGTTCCCAAGTATTCGGAGATGGCGCTCAATCTGGCCAGCAACATTTTTCTCGAGACCGGGGCCTGGACCCGGCTGGACGAGTTGGCGGCCATGGCCCGCCGGAACTGGAAGATTCCCAGGAACCTGGAGCAGCAGTTGGACTACGCCCGGGCCATGTCCCTGGAGAATCTCAACGAGCCGAAAAAGAGTCTGCCCATCTGGGCCCAACTGGCCGCCGACGTCACCGTGGACGCGAACGCGCGGGCCAACGCCATGTATTATCTGGCCAAGGCCAGCATGGAGAAGCAGGATCTGCGTCGCGTCTTCGCCTACTCCCAGGAAGCCCTGTCGCTCCTGCTCCAGACCAAGGGCGACAAGGACAAGATCAAGGACGCCATCCTCATGACCGTGTTCGCCACGGAGCATTCCGGCCGCTACGAGGAAGCCCTCAAGTGGGCCTCCGAGTATGACAAGTACATTCCCGAGAGCGATCCCGAGTGGGCCTCCATGCACTTCCGGCTGGCCAACATCTACCGCAAGGCCGGGGCCGTGGACGAGTGGCGCAGGATCATGACGGACATTCAGACCAAGAAACCCGACAGCCTTTACGGACGGATGGCCGCCTCGGCCATCGAAACGCAGGCCCTGGAGCAGAAGGCGCGGGAATACGCGCCCGTGCCCAACTAG
- the uxx1 gene encoding UXX-star selenoprotein family 1, whose amino-acid sequence MTERRRPKVVIYGREKCPFTRRARDAYGPKAEFRDVETDPANLKEMLSLGQGSRRIPLIVRDGVPEIGFEGRS is encoded by the coding sequence ATGACGGAGAGAAGACGGCCGAAGGTCGTCATCTACGGCCGGGAGAAATGCCCCTTCACCCGCCGCGCCCGGGATGCTTACGGCCCGAAGGCGGAATTCCGCGACGTGGAAACCGACCCCGCCAACCTGAAGGAGATGCTCAGCCTGGGACAGGGGTCGCGCCGCATCCCCCTGATCGTCCGGGACGGCGTGCCGGAGATCGGCTTCGAAGGCCGTTCCTGA
- a CDS encoding motility associated factor glycosyltransferase family protein: MHIQTYIDQPGSIPPEALLVCLGAPAAKPAGRVLLFTNLDEKDLLRAQTVRPEELKDGLHFLISREAYRENKVVADRIQRHLAWLFCKFVHYPRNANIPDPCGLYGPKPPNILNEINRCRNAPLLLRSPLTDALARARIRHPLLLVLPGPSLRGLAPRLKALSRVCLVACIARTMDFCLGNGVEPDFLVQLDTGWWQTLFLPPERTLPGCTLVALSLAPVHAVAERFRGVFFMDSFDREVLPNPSRLRESWLSSLLPCLGLAEALAAPLVLVAGADLSFGPNGQYHGDGPAAPLPAYPPDSPILVGLNDFTVPDVHGRAATTRLPYFASAHEATLFAREISRGNGARFCNITGEGILDPTFFPLPEEDFSATLPAVDRAAVLAKVDAALSSPESVQLLKHKMKLLRDLEMVRDNLDFLNFCRWRKQDAEAAAHPMVRALHAQGDYLAQTAGLSQGERLELAVELLEQWRLSLLQARNVCQLEQERARGGLVPVLCLEDENPIEDLERRHPGLRARPVRIWRETAPTPDADRLPYRQFAAWSRERKVFLVTPRAERHFQMLLDCLPGKNWLVLR; the protein is encoded by the coding sequence ATGCACATCCAGACCTACATCGACCAGCCGGGGTCGATCCCACCGGAGGCCCTGCTCGTCTGCCTCGGTGCTCCGGCCGCCAAACCCGCGGGCCGGGTTCTGCTGTTCACGAACCTCGACGAGAAGGATCTGCTCCGGGCCCAAACCGTGCGCCCTGAAGAGCTGAAGGACGGTCTGCACTTCCTCATCTCCCGGGAAGCCTATCGGGAAAACAAGGTGGTCGCGGATCGCATTCAGCGCCACCTTGCCTGGCTCTTCTGCAAGTTCGTCCACTACCCGCGCAACGCCAACATCCCTGACCCCTGCGGCCTCTACGGCCCCAAACCACCGAACATCCTCAACGAAATCAATCGCTGCCGCAACGCTCCTCTGCTGCTGCGCTCCCCGCTCACGGACGCCCTGGCCCGGGCGCGGATCCGCCACCCCCTGCTCCTGGTCCTGCCCGGGCCTTCACTGCGCGGTCTGGCGCCTCGGCTCAAGGCGCTCTCCCGCGTCTGTTTGGTTGCCTGCATCGCGCGCACCATGGATTTCTGCTTGGGCAACGGGGTCGAACCGGATTTTTTGGTCCAGCTGGACACTGGCTGGTGGCAGACTCTCTTCCTGCCGCCGGAGCGCACCCTGCCCGGCTGCACCCTGGTGGCCCTGTCCCTGGCTCCGGTGCATGCCGTGGCCGAGCGCTTCCGGGGCGTCTTCTTCATGGACAGCTTCGACCGCGAGGTTCTGCCCAACCCTTCGCGTCTCCGGGAATCCTGGCTCAGTTCCCTGCTTCCCTGCCTGGGTCTGGCCGAGGCCCTGGCCGCGCCTCTCGTGCTGGTGGCCGGAGCCGACTTGTCCTTCGGGCCCAACGGGCAATACCACGGGGACGGCCCGGCCGCGCCGCTGCCCGCCTACCCGCCGGACAGCCCGATTCTCGTGGGATTGAACGACTTCACCGTGCCGGATGTACACGGCCGCGCCGCCACCACCCGACTGCCCTACTTCGCATCGGCCCACGAGGCGACCCTCTTCGCTCGGGAGATATCCCGGGGAAACGGCGCACGCTTTTGCAACATCACCGGCGAGGGCATTCTGGACCCGACTTTCTTCCCTCTTCCCGAGGAGGATTTCTCGGCAACCCTGCCCGCCGTGGACCGCGCGGCAGTCCTGGCCAAGGTGGACGCGGCCCTGTCCTCCCCCGAGAGCGTGCAGCTGCTCAAACACAAAATGAAGCTCTTGCGCGACCTGGAAATGGTCCGCGACAACCTGGATTTTCTGAATTTCTGCCGCTGGCGCAAACAGGACGCCGAGGCCGCCGCCCATCCCATGGTTCGCGCGCTGCACGCCCAGGGCGACTATCTGGCCCAGACCGCTGGCCTCTCCCAGGGGGAACGCCTGGAACTGGCCGTGGAGCTTCTGGAACAATGGCGTCTGAGCCTGCTCCAGGCCCGCAACGTCTGCCAGTTGGAGCAGGAGCGAGCGCGAGGCGGCCTCGTGCCGGTGCTCTGCCTTGAAGACGAGAACCCGATAGAAGACTTGGAGCGCCGCCATCCCGGGCTGCGCGCCCGCCCCGTGCGGATCTGGCGCGAAACCGCCCCGACCCCGGACGCCGACCGGCTGCCCTACCGCCAATTCGCGGCCTGGAGCCGTGAACGCAAGGTTTTCCTGGTCACGCCCAGGGCCGAGCGGCATTTCCAGATGCTTCTGGACTGCCTGCCGGGAAAAAATTGGCTGGTGCTGCGATGA